AAATTTACCCACAAGATCAATATTTAAAATTGGAAAGTCAGCCAAATCAACCGATGCGTCTTCTGAGGAAATTTCATTGATAAATGCACGACCCACTCCAAAGCCCAATTCAATCACAAAATTTTTCCTGTTTACCCATTTGTAGCCCAATCCAAATCCCATTGCAAGCCGTGTGCTGTTAATGTCTGGCTCATTGGATGCAGTAATTTTACCCGTAATAAACTTACCATATAAATCAACATAGAATTTATTGATGCCTTTGCTTGGATTAAAATAATACTTTCCTTCAACAATGGTTCCAAATCTCGAAGAACTCCATTTTTCCCCTTCAAAATCATAGCTGTCAAAATCTACAATTAATCTTGGTTCAATACCAAAATGTTCATTGATTCCAAATTCGACGCCTAGATCCACATTGCTAAAAATCAAACCAATCGGATTGACCTTGACCTCAATCTGTGAATATCCCAACTGACAAGCTGCAGCAATAACAAATACCAAAAGAAATTTTTTCATAATTAATCAATTAAGTTAAAGAATGCCACAAAGCTATAAACAAATCTTAAAAGTGAAACAAAAATTAAATCACAATAATGCACTGAACATTACTAAATTGCCTCATTCATTTCTTAGCGACCGCCCTTCTTTATATAATCAACAACGACCAGACGGATGTCTCTTCTAAGGTCGTTGGATTGATCGGAATCCGGCTCTTCCACTGAAATAATTTCTTTGTGATAAGGTGTTAAAAACTCAAGTCCCTGCTCCAGACCTTTGATCAGGTATTCTGTGACACAGACCGTGTAGATCTTCTCAGGATCCAGGTATTTTTCTTCCAATAGCCAGTCTCCTTTCTGATTTCTTTCGACCCGGTCCCATTGCAAAAAACCACCTCTACCTACATTGGACCATCCAGCATTCAAGATTTGAATCAGTAATTTTCCTTTCAATTTGACTTTGACCACAGATCCTCCATAAGGGAGAGATCTCAATACGTCGTATTGAGAAAGTTTGCTTTTCAATTCATCATCCACCCTCACACTGCCTGAATTCATCATCGAAAAATCAATGTCTTCGGAGGTCCTGCTCATTGCTCTGCAAATCATCTGACAAAACGGAGCCGGTTTGTTTCGTATGGTTTGTTCTCTTGCATCCAATGGAGTCAACATTGTCATCAGTACTTCGTCCGGATCAAATCCCATTTCTCTCATAACCTTTTTTTCCTTTGCCTTCCACTGATTGACCAACAGGTTCAATTCTGGATCCAATGGAATGCTCTGGTCCAAAAACACCAATTCGGATTGAAGATCCAATTTCCTGGTTTTTGCATTGAAAGAAAAGCGGTGCACATAAGCCGATCGCGCATTGGCATCTGCCTTGGTAATCACTACCCTTCCGACCTGATGTCTCATGTGATCGTGGTCATGTCCCCCCATGATAAGATGTATTTCCGGAAATTTTTCTGCAAGTATCTTGTCTTCAAATAAATTCAAATGACTTAACAAAAGGAGGGCATCCACACTATCTTTTATTCGATTGATTTCAAGCTGGGTGGAAAGTATATAGTCTGAATAATAGACCCATGGCGCTTTGTTTGAGTTGATACACGGAGAGATGATACCCACTTTGAATTCCTGTTTGTCCTGTCCGATGTACTTTAAAATCTTATAGGTAGGGAGGTTTGTTTTTATTCCCGCAAGCTCTTTGAAAAATGGCGCAAGACCGTTGGAAGTTTGTCTCTGCACATTGCTGGAAATCCAATCAAATGAAGATTCGTTGATCCGCTTTTGCAAGGAGGCTTCGTCGTAGTCAAATTCGTGGTTGCCAAAACATGCCAAATCAAGACCAAGGGCATTGAGTGCTTCGATCATTTGTTTTCCTCTCACCCGTTCTCCATCGATTTTTAAAGTACCAATCAGCGAAGGACTGATAAAGTCACCGGCAAGTACTGTCAAAGTATTTGGATTTTCTGCCAGGAGCTTTTTTCTCAAGCTGGCTATTCTTGCAGCACCACCGTATTTTCCTTCATCCATTGGTGCAATTTCATAGAAATCATTGATCTGCAAAATAGTTAACTTAAGCTCATTTGTCCTCGTTTGATGCTTTCCATCTGAGAGGCGAGAGATTGAGCCGCACTTAAATAGAAAGAGGGAAACAAAAACAAGCAAATATATTTTTCTCATGTTCATTTCATTTTAACGAAGTACAAAACTACCATTTTCAATGGCTCAATTCCGTTTTCAGGTATTGTCCGGTATATGATTTTTCATTCCTGGCGATACTTTCCGGAGTGCCGTAAGCCACAATTTCGCCTCCCTTTTTGCCACCTTCCGGGCCAATGTCCAGAATGACATCCGCAACTTTTATAATGTCAATATTATGCTCGATCACCATCACCGTATTTCCGCGATCCACCAACTTTTGAAGCACCAATAGCAAATGGGTAATGTCTTCAAAATGCAATCCTGTGGTAGGCTCATCCAGAATATACAAGGTTTTGCCTGTATCTCTTTTGGACAACTCTTCAGACAATTTAACCCTTTGTGCTTCACCTCCGGACAAGGTAGTGGCTTGCTGACCGAGGGTAATGTATCCCAAGCCGACATCCAGAAGAGTTTTCATCTTTCTATAAATGGCCGGAATGTGTTCAAAAAATTCGGTGGCTTCCTCCACGGTCATATTCAAAACATCACCAATGGACTTTCCCTTATAGAGTACCTCAAGGGTTTCTCTGTTGTACCTCATTCCCCTGCAGGACTCGCACAGGATTTGGACATCGGGTAGAAAATTCATTTCTATGATCCTCATTCCTCCTCCTTCACAGGTTTCGCAGCGCCCACCTGGTACATTAAAAGAAAATCTTCCTGGCTTATAGCCTCTGATTTTAGAATCGGGATGATGGGCAAATAAATTTCTTATCTCTGTAAAAACACCTGTGTAAGTTGCGGGGTTGGATCTTGGGGTGCGGCCAATGGGGGTTTGGTCCACTTCCACCACCTTATCAATGTACTCCAATCCTTCCAGACGATCGTGCTCCAGCGGTTTTTGAAGACTGTTGTAGAAATGTTCCCGCAAAATCGGATAGATGGTTTCGTTGATCAAACTGGATTTACCACTTCCTGAGACACCCGTGACACAAATAAAAGTGCCGAGTGGAAATTTTATGGAGAGGTTTTTCAAATTGTTTCCTCTAGCACCGAATATACTCAGGAATTGACCATTTCCTTTTCGCCGCTTTTTGGGAATTTCGATTTTCAATCTTCCAGCTAAATAGGAAGCTGTGTTGGAGGCCTTGTTCTTTATAAATTCTGAGGGTATTCCGCTGGCCACCACTTCTCCTCCATGCTTGCCGGCTCCGGGTCCCAGATCAATGATGTAGTCGGATTCCATCATAATGTCTTTGTCGTGCTCCACCACAAGGACTGTATTGCCAATCACGGTCAATTCGCGAAGAGATTTGATCAGACGCTGGTTGTCTCTTTGATGGAGTCCAATGGAGGGTTCATCCAAAATGTAGGTGATCCCTGTCAACTGAGATCCAATCTGAGTCGCAAGTCTGGTCCGCTGCGATTCTCCACCTGAAAGTGTCATGGTGGGTCTGTCGAGGGTCAAATAATCCAATCCTACATACAACAAGAAGTTTAGCCTGATTCTAATTTCTTTGATGATGTCCTTTGCGATTAGATTTTGTCGGTCGGATAATCTGGATTCCAGGCCTTCCATCCATTCATGTAGTTCTGAGATATCCAATTGTGAAAGCTGGGCGATATTTTTCTCATCAATTTTGAAAAAAAGCGATTCCTTTTTTAAGCGGGTACCCATGCAGACCGGACAAGCTTGTATGGTCATAAAATCTTCTGCAAACCTTCTGATTTTCTCTGATGTGCTGTCCCGATACCATCTTTTGAGCATATTGCAAAGACCTTCATTGGCCAGATGAAGTTCACTGTCATACCAAACTGTATTCGGAGGTGTCGGATAGCTGGAATCCCCGCCAAACAAAATGGTTTCAAGCGCTTTTTTTGGTATTTTGTTCACAGGGGTTGAAAAATTGAATTTATACCGCTCACAAATCTGTCGGAGTTGCTTAAAAGTCAAGGTATCCCTGACTTCTCCAAGTGGTACGATTCCAAGTTCTTCGATGGATTTTTTATCGTCGGGAATAATTTGCTTGAGATCTGCTTCGTGCACTGTTCCTATTCCTTTGCATTCAGGACAAGAACCGTAGGGTGAGTTAAACGAAAAAGTATTGGGAGAAGGCTCATCATAAGACAATCCACTTATTGGATCCATCAATTTTTTACTAAATGGGTACAAAATACCATTTTGCTCGTCTTCAATAAATACGACCTCATGACCAAGCCGCAATGCGGTCTGAATGCTAAACACCAATCTTTCTTCCCTTTCAGGAAGTACTTTAATCCGATCAATCAGAAGTTCAATATCGTGAATCTTAAAGCGATCTACCTGCATATTGGGAACCAGATCTAATATCTGCCCGTCCACCCTGACTTTGTTGAATCCTTGTTTTCGCACCTGATCGAATAACTCTCTGTAGTGTCCTTTCCGTGAACGGATCAATGGTGCATAGATCGCAATTTGCTGGCCGCTGAATTTTTCAAAAATGGTGGCAATGATCTGTTCTTCCGAATATCGGATCATTTTTTCTCCGGTGGAATGAGAATAAGCATCACCCGCTCTGGCATATAATAATCTAAATAAATCATAAATCTCGGTCGTGGTCCCCACCGTAGATCTTGGATTCCAACCTGTGGTCTTCTGCTCAATGGAAATGACAGGACTAAGACCGTCTATTTTTTCAACGTCCGGTCTTTCGATGGAGCCAATAAATTGTCTTGCGTAGTTGGAAAAGGTCTCCATATACCTGCGCTGTCCTTCTGAATAAATGGTATCAAAAGCAAGGGATGATTTTCCACTACCAGACAATCCTGTGATCACCACAAGTTTGTTTCTTGGAATTGCGACTGATATTTCCTTAAGATTGTGTTCCTTGGCTTTATATACTTCAATATATTCTGCCTCTGCGCCAAATACTTTTTCCATCTGCGGGGCAAAATTACAAGGATTATCCGGTCTCCAAAAGACAAGTTTCATTATAATTTTATGAATCAATCACTTGAATGGATCTATTTTTGCGATTGAATGATCCATTTAAACAGAATTGAAGAAGTAAATCCTGCATTGGAAATTATAATTGTCAATGGCTTTACGGTTTTTGGAGCTTTTGGAATCGCCATTCAAGGGCAAGAAATTTTGGGAAGTTGGCTTGGAACCAATCCAAATCTGTGGGAACATTGG
This window of the Saprospiraceae bacterium genome carries:
- the uvrA gene encoding excinuclease ABC subunit UvrA, with protein sequence MEKVFGAEAEYIEVYKAKEHNLKEISVAIPRNKLVVITGLSGSGKSSLAFDTIYSEGQRRYMETFSNYARQFIGSIERPDVEKIDGLSPVISIEQKTTGWNPRSTVGTTTEIYDLFRLLYARAGDAYSHSTGEKMIRYSEEQIIATIFEKFSGQQIAIYAPLIRSRKGHYRELFDQVRKQGFNKVRVDGQILDLVPNMQVDRFKIHDIELLIDRIKVLPEREERLVFSIQTALRLGHEVVFIEDEQNGILYPFSKKLMDPISGLSYDEPSPNTFSFNSPYGSCPECKGIGTVHEADLKQIIPDDKKSIEELGIVPLGEVRDTLTFKQLRQICERYKFNFSTPVNKIPKKALETILFGGDSSYPTPPNTVWYDSELHLANEGLCNMLKRWYRDSTSEKIRRFAEDFMTIQACPVCMGTRLKKESLFFKIDEKNIAQLSQLDISELHEWMEGLESRLSDRQNLIAKDIIKEIRIRLNFLLYVGLDYLTLDRPTMTLSGGESQRTRLATQIGSQLTGITYILDEPSIGLHQRDNQRLIKSLRELTVIGNTVLVVEHDKDIMMESDYIIDLGPGAGKHGGEVVASGIPSEFIKNKASNTASYLAGRLKIEIPKKRRKGNGQFLSIFGARGNNLKNLSIKFPLGTFICVTGVSGSGKSSLINETIYPILREHFYNSLQKPLEHDRLEGLEYIDKVVEVDQTPIGRTPRSNPATYTGVFTEIRNLFAHHPDSKIRGYKPGRFSFNVPGGRCETCEGGGMRIIEMNFLPDVQILCESCRGMRYNRETLEVLYKGKSIGDVLNMTVEEATEFFEHIPAIYRKMKTLLDVGLGYITLGQQATTLSGGEAQRVKLSEELSKRDTGKTLYILDEPTTGLHFEDITHLLLVLQKLVDRGNTVMVIEHNIDIIKVADVILDIGPEGGKKGGEIVAYGTPESIARNEKSYTGQYLKTELSH
- a CDS encoding bifunctional metallophosphatase/5'-nucleotidase, producing the protein MRKIYLLVFVSLFLFKCGSISRLSDGKHQTRTNELKLTILQINDFYEIAPMDEGKYGGAARIASLRKKLLAENPNTLTVLAGDFISPSLIGTLKIDGERVRGKQMIEALNALGLDLACFGNHEFDYDEASLQKRINESSFDWISSNVQRQTSNGLAPFFKELAGIKTNLPTYKILKYIGQDKQEFKVGIISPCINSNKAPWVYYSDYILSTQLEINRIKDSVDALLLLSHLNLFEDKILAEKFPEIHLIMGGHDHDHMRHQVGRVVITKADANARSAYVHRFSFNAKTRKLDLQSELVFLDQSIPLDPELNLLVNQWKAKEKKVMREMGFDPDEVLMTMLTPLDAREQTIRNKPAPFCQMICRAMSRTSEDIDFSMMNSGSVRVDDELKSKLSQYDVLRSLPYGGSVVKVKLKGKLLIQILNAGWSNVGRGGFLQWDRVERNQKGDWLLEEKYLDPEKIYTVCVTEYLIKGLEQGLEFLTPYHKEIISVEEPDSDQSNDLRRDIRLVVVDYIKKGGR
- a CDS encoding DUF3575 domain-containing protein — encoded protein: MKKFLLVFVIAAACQLGYSQIEVKVNPIGLIFSNVDLGVEFGINEHFGIEPRLIVDFDSYDFEGEKWSSSRFGTIVEGKYYFNPSKGINKFYVDLYGKFITGKITASNEPDINSTRLAMGFGLGYKWVNRKNFVIELGFGVGRAFINEISSEDASVDLADFPILNIDLVGKFMIGYRF